A window from Phaenicophaeus curvirostris isolate KB17595 chromosome 13, BPBGC_Pcur_1.0, whole genome shotgun sequence encodes these proteins:
- the OGT gene encoding UDP-N-acetylglucosamine--peptide N-acetylglucosaminyltransferase 110 kDa subunit isoform X2, with protein MATSVGNVADSTGLAELAHREYQAGDFEAAERHCMQLWRQEPDNTGVLLLLSSIHFQCRRLDRSAHFSTLAIKQNPLLAEAYSNLGNVYKERGQLQEAIEHYRHALRLKPDFIDGYINLAAALVAAGDMEGAVQAYVSALQYNPDLYCVRSDLGNLLKALGRLEEAKACYLKAIETQPNFAVAWSNLGCVFNAQGEIWLAIHHFEKAVTLDPNFLDAYINLGNVLKEARIFDRAVAAYLRALSLSPNHAVVHGNLACVYYEQGLIDLAIDTYRRAIELQPHFPDAYCNLANALKEKGSVVEAEECYNTALRLCPTHADSLNNLANIKREQGNIEEAVRLYRKALEVFPEFAAAHSNLASVLQQQGKLQEALMHYKEAIRISPTFADAYSNMGNTLKEMQDVQGALQCYTRAIQINPAFADAHSNLASIHKDSGNIPEAIASYRTALKLKPDFPDAYCNLAHCLQIVCDWTDYDERMKKLVSIVADQLEKNRLPSVHPHHSMLYPLSHSFRKAIAERHGNLCLDKINVLHKPPYEHPKDLKASEGRLRIGYVSSDFGNHPTSHLMQSIPGMHNPEKFEVFCYALSPDDGTNFRVKVMAEANHFVDLSQIPCNGKAADRIHQDGIHILINMNGYTKGARNELFALRPAPVQAMWLGYPGTSGALFMDYIITDKETSPVEVAEQYSEKLAYMPNTFFIGDHANMFPHLKKKAVIDFKSNGHIYDNRIVLNGIDLKAFLDSLPDVKIVKMKCPDSCDNADGNAALSMPVIPMNTIAEAVIEMINRGQIQITINGFNISNGLATTQINNKAATGEEVPRTIIVTTRSQYGLPEDAVVYCNFNQLYKIDPSTLQMWANILKRVPNSVLWLLRFPAVGEPNIQQYAQNLGLSQNRIIFSPVAPKEEHVRRGQLADVCLDTPLCNGHTTGMDVLWAGTPMVTMPGETLASRVAASQLTCLGCLELIAKSRQEYEDIAVKLGTDLEYLKKIRGKVWKQRISSPLFNTKQYTMDLERLYLQMWDHYAAGNKPDHMIKPIEASETA; from the exons ATGGCGACCTCCGTGGGGAACGTGGCCGACAGCACAG GGTTAGCGGAGTTGGCTCATCGTGAGTATCAGGCAGGAGACTTTGAAGCAGCAGAGAGACACTGCATGCAGCTCTGGAGACAAGAGCCTGATAATACTGGAGTGCTTTTATTACTATCGTCCATTCATTTCCAGTGTCGCAGATTGGACAG GTCTGCTCACTTCAGTACTTTGGCCATAAAACAGAATCCACTGTTGGCTGAAGCCTACTCAAATCTAGGCAATGTGTACAAGGAACGCGGACAGCTACAAGAAGCAATTGAACATTATAGACACGCGCTACGCCTCAAACCAGATTTCATTGATGGATATATTAATTTGGCTGCCGCGCTGGTAGCTGCAGGTGATATGGAAGGAGCAGTGCAGGCATACGTGTCTGCCCTTCAGTACAACCCT GACTTGTACTGTGTTCGTAGTGACCTGGGGAACCTGCTCAAAGCCCTGGGTCGCTTGGAAGAAGCCAAG GCCTGTTACTTAAAGGCAATTGAGACTCAACCAAACTTTGCAGTGGCTTGGAGTAATCTTGGCTGTGTTTTCAATGCCCAAGGAGAAATTTGGCTTGCAATTCATCACTTTGAAAAG gctgTAACACTTGACCCAAATTTTTTGGATGCTTACATCAATCTGGGAAATGTCCTGAAGGAGGCAAGGATATTTGACAG AGCTGTAGCAGCTTATCTGCGAGCCTTGAGTTTGAGTCCAAACCATGCAGTTGTGCATGGCAACCTTGCCTGTGTGTATTATGAGCAGGGACTAATAGACCTGGCAATAGACACCTACAGGAGGGCCATTGAACTGCAACCCCACTTCCCTGATGCCTACTGCAACTTGGCCAATGCCTTGAAGGAGAAAGGCAGT GTTGTAGAAGCAGAAGAATGTTACAATACAGCTCTTCGACTTTGTCCCACTCATGCAGATTCTCTCAACAATCTAGCAAACATCAAACGGGAACAGGGGAATATTGAGGAAGCTGTTCGTCTCTATCGGAAGGCTCTTGAG gtgtTTCCAGAGTTTGCTGCTGCACATTCAAATCTAGCAAGTGTTCTGCAACAGCAAGGGAAGTTACAGGAAGCTCTGATGCATTACAAGGAGGCTATTAG AATCAGCCCCACGTTTGCAGATGCTTATTCTAATATGGGAAATACTTTGAAGGAGATGCAAGATGTTCAGGGAGCTCTGCAGTGCTACACCCGTGCTATTCAGATAAACCCAGCTTTTGCTGATGCCCACAGCAACCTGGCCTCTATTCACAAG GATTCAGGGAATATACCAGAAGCCATTGCCTCTTACCGCACTGCTCTGAAACTGAAACCTGATTTCCCAGATGCCTACTGCAACTTGGCCCACTGTTTGCAG atTGTCTGTGACTGGACGGACTACGATGAAAGAATGAAGAAGCTGGTTAGCATTGTAGCTGATCAGCTGGAGAAAAACAGGCTGCCTTCTGTCCACCCACATCATAGCATGCTGTATCCCCTTTCTCACAGTTTTAGGAAGGCTATTGCTGAGAGACATGGAAATCTGTGTTTGGACAAG ATTAATGTTCTTCACAAGCCACCGTATGAGCATCCCAAGGATTTGAAGGCCAGTGAAGGTCGACTTCGTATCGGCTATGTGAGCTCTGATTTTGGAAACCATCCAACCTCACACCTAATGCAGTCAATCCCAGGCATGCATAACCCAGAAAAATTTGag GTATTCTGTTATGCCCTGAGTCCTGATGATGGTACAAACTTCCGTGTAAAAGTGATGGCTGAAGCAAATCATTTTGTTGACTTATCTCAG ATACCATGtaatggaaaagcagcagacCGCATCCATCAGGATGGGATACACATTCTCATTAATATGAATGGTTACACCAAAGGAGCACGAAATGAATTGTTTGCCCTGAGACCAGCACCAGTTCAG GCAATGTGGCTAGGGTATCCTGGAACCAGTGGAGCGTTGTTCATGGATTATATCATCACAGATAAAGAAACTTCCCCAGTTGAGGTGGCTGAGCAGTATTCAGAGAAATTAGCTTATATGCCAAACACTTTCTTTATTGGAGACCATGCCAACATGTTCCCACATCTGAAG aaaaaagcaGTCATTGATTTCAAGTCCAATGGCCACATTTATGACAACAGAATAGTTTTGAATGGCATTGACTTGAAGGCTTTTCTTGACAGCCTCCCCGATGTCAAGATTGTTAAG ATGAAGTGTCCTGACAGTTGTGACAATGCAGACGGCAATGCCGCTCTCAGTATGCCAGTCATTCCTATGAACACGATCGCAGAAGCTGTGATTGAGATGATAAATCGTGGGCAAATTCAGATAACTATTAATGGATTCAACATCAGTAATGGATTAGCAACTACTCAG attaACAACAAAGCAGCAACTGGTGAAGAAGTTCCACGCACTATAATTGTTACTACCCGCTCTCAGTATGGCTTACCAGAGGATGCTGTTGTGTACTGTAACTTCAATCAGCTGTATAAGATTGATCCTTCCACTCTACAAATGTGGGCTAAT ATTCTAAAAAGAGTTCCAAACAGCGTGCTGTGGCTGCTGCGTTTCCCAGCTGTAGGAGAACCCAATATTCAGCAATATGCACAAAACTTGGGTCTTTCCCAAAACCGAATCATCTTTTCTCCTGTTGCCCCCAAAGAAGAACATGTGCGAAGAGGGCAGTTGGCTGACGTTTGCCTAGACACTCCGCTTTGCAATGGGCACACGACTGGGATGGATGTGCTCTGGGCTGGCACTCCCATGGTTACTATGCCAG gggAGACTCTTGCATCTCGAGTTGCTGCCTCCCAGCTCACTTGCCTGGGTTGTCTTGAGCTCATTGCAAAAAGTAGACAGGAATATGAGGACATTGCTGTGAAACTGGGAACGGATCTGGAATA CCTGAAAAAAATACGTGGCAAAGTCTGGAAGCAGAGAATATCCAGTCCTTTGTTCAACACGAAACAGTACACAATGGACCTGGAGCGGCTTTATCTTCAGATGTGGGATCACTATGCTGCTGGCAACAAACCGGACCACATGATTAAGCCCATAGAGGCCAGTGAAACTGCATGA
- the OGT gene encoding UDP-N-acetylglucosamine--peptide N-acetylglucosaminyltransferase 110 kDa subunit isoform X1 — MATSVGNVADSTEPTKRMLSFQGLAELAHREYQAGDFEAAERHCMQLWRQEPDNTGVLLLLSSIHFQCRRLDRSAHFSTLAIKQNPLLAEAYSNLGNVYKERGQLQEAIEHYRHALRLKPDFIDGYINLAAALVAAGDMEGAVQAYVSALQYNPDLYCVRSDLGNLLKALGRLEEAKACYLKAIETQPNFAVAWSNLGCVFNAQGEIWLAIHHFEKAVTLDPNFLDAYINLGNVLKEARIFDRAVAAYLRALSLSPNHAVVHGNLACVYYEQGLIDLAIDTYRRAIELQPHFPDAYCNLANALKEKGSVVEAEECYNTALRLCPTHADSLNNLANIKREQGNIEEAVRLYRKALEVFPEFAAAHSNLASVLQQQGKLQEALMHYKEAIRISPTFADAYSNMGNTLKEMQDVQGALQCYTRAIQINPAFADAHSNLASIHKDSGNIPEAIASYRTALKLKPDFPDAYCNLAHCLQIVCDWTDYDERMKKLVSIVADQLEKNRLPSVHPHHSMLYPLSHSFRKAIAERHGNLCLDKINVLHKPPYEHPKDLKASEGRLRIGYVSSDFGNHPTSHLMQSIPGMHNPEKFEVFCYALSPDDGTNFRVKVMAEANHFVDLSQIPCNGKAADRIHQDGIHILINMNGYTKGARNELFALRPAPVQAMWLGYPGTSGALFMDYIITDKETSPVEVAEQYSEKLAYMPNTFFIGDHANMFPHLKKKAVIDFKSNGHIYDNRIVLNGIDLKAFLDSLPDVKIVKMKCPDSCDNADGNAALSMPVIPMNTIAEAVIEMINRGQIQITINGFNISNGLATTQINNKAATGEEVPRTIIVTTRSQYGLPEDAVVYCNFNQLYKIDPSTLQMWANILKRVPNSVLWLLRFPAVGEPNIQQYAQNLGLSQNRIIFSPVAPKEEHVRRGQLADVCLDTPLCNGHTTGMDVLWAGTPMVTMPGETLASRVAASQLTCLGCLELIAKSRQEYEDIAVKLGTDLEYLKKIRGKVWKQRISSPLFNTKQYTMDLERLYLQMWDHYAAGNKPDHMIKPIEASETA; from the exons ATGGCGACCTCCGTGGGGAACGTGGCCGACAGCACAG AACCAACGAAACGTATGCTTTCCTTCCAAGGGTTAGCGGAGTTGGCTCATCGTGAGTATCAGGCAGGAGACTTTGAAGCAGCAGAGAGACACTGCATGCAGCTCTGGAGACAAGAGCCTGATAATACTGGAGTGCTTTTATTACTATCGTCCATTCATTTCCAGTGTCGCAGATTGGACAG GTCTGCTCACTTCAGTACTTTGGCCATAAAACAGAATCCACTGTTGGCTGAAGCCTACTCAAATCTAGGCAATGTGTACAAGGAACGCGGACAGCTACAAGAAGCAATTGAACATTATAGACACGCGCTACGCCTCAAACCAGATTTCATTGATGGATATATTAATTTGGCTGCCGCGCTGGTAGCTGCAGGTGATATGGAAGGAGCAGTGCAGGCATACGTGTCTGCCCTTCAGTACAACCCT GACTTGTACTGTGTTCGTAGTGACCTGGGGAACCTGCTCAAAGCCCTGGGTCGCTTGGAAGAAGCCAAG GCCTGTTACTTAAAGGCAATTGAGACTCAACCAAACTTTGCAGTGGCTTGGAGTAATCTTGGCTGTGTTTTCAATGCCCAAGGAGAAATTTGGCTTGCAATTCATCACTTTGAAAAG gctgTAACACTTGACCCAAATTTTTTGGATGCTTACATCAATCTGGGAAATGTCCTGAAGGAGGCAAGGATATTTGACAG AGCTGTAGCAGCTTATCTGCGAGCCTTGAGTTTGAGTCCAAACCATGCAGTTGTGCATGGCAACCTTGCCTGTGTGTATTATGAGCAGGGACTAATAGACCTGGCAATAGACACCTACAGGAGGGCCATTGAACTGCAACCCCACTTCCCTGATGCCTACTGCAACTTGGCCAATGCCTTGAAGGAGAAAGGCAGT GTTGTAGAAGCAGAAGAATGTTACAATACAGCTCTTCGACTTTGTCCCACTCATGCAGATTCTCTCAACAATCTAGCAAACATCAAACGGGAACAGGGGAATATTGAGGAAGCTGTTCGTCTCTATCGGAAGGCTCTTGAG gtgtTTCCAGAGTTTGCTGCTGCACATTCAAATCTAGCAAGTGTTCTGCAACAGCAAGGGAAGTTACAGGAAGCTCTGATGCATTACAAGGAGGCTATTAG AATCAGCCCCACGTTTGCAGATGCTTATTCTAATATGGGAAATACTTTGAAGGAGATGCAAGATGTTCAGGGAGCTCTGCAGTGCTACACCCGTGCTATTCAGATAAACCCAGCTTTTGCTGATGCCCACAGCAACCTGGCCTCTATTCACAAG GATTCAGGGAATATACCAGAAGCCATTGCCTCTTACCGCACTGCTCTGAAACTGAAACCTGATTTCCCAGATGCCTACTGCAACTTGGCCCACTGTTTGCAG atTGTCTGTGACTGGACGGACTACGATGAAAGAATGAAGAAGCTGGTTAGCATTGTAGCTGATCAGCTGGAGAAAAACAGGCTGCCTTCTGTCCACCCACATCATAGCATGCTGTATCCCCTTTCTCACAGTTTTAGGAAGGCTATTGCTGAGAGACATGGAAATCTGTGTTTGGACAAG ATTAATGTTCTTCACAAGCCACCGTATGAGCATCCCAAGGATTTGAAGGCCAGTGAAGGTCGACTTCGTATCGGCTATGTGAGCTCTGATTTTGGAAACCATCCAACCTCACACCTAATGCAGTCAATCCCAGGCATGCATAACCCAGAAAAATTTGag GTATTCTGTTATGCCCTGAGTCCTGATGATGGTACAAACTTCCGTGTAAAAGTGATGGCTGAAGCAAATCATTTTGTTGACTTATCTCAG ATACCATGtaatggaaaagcagcagacCGCATCCATCAGGATGGGATACACATTCTCATTAATATGAATGGTTACACCAAAGGAGCACGAAATGAATTGTTTGCCCTGAGACCAGCACCAGTTCAG GCAATGTGGCTAGGGTATCCTGGAACCAGTGGAGCGTTGTTCATGGATTATATCATCACAGATAAAGAAACTTCCCCAGTTGAGGTGGCTGAGCAGTATTCAGAGAAATTAGCTTATATGCCAAACACTTTCTTTATTGGAGACCATGCCAACATGTTCCCACATCTGAAG aaaaaagcaGTCATTGATTTCAAGTCCAATGGCCACATTTATGACAACAGAATAGTTTTGAATGGCATTGACTTGAAGGCTTTTCTTGACAGCCTCCCCGATGTCAAGATTGTTAAG ATGAAGTGTCCTGACAGTTGTGACAATGCAGACGGCAATGCCGCTCTCAGTATGCCAGTCATTCCTATGAACACGATCGCAGAAGCTGTGATTGAGATGATAAATCGTGGGCAAATTCAGATAACTATTAATGGATTCAACATCAGTAATGGATTAGCAACTACTCAG attaACAACAAAGCAGCAACTGGTGAAGAAGTTCCACGCACTATAATTGTTACTACCCGCTCTCAGTATGGCTTACCAGAGGATGCTGTTGTGTACTGTAACTTCAATCAGCTGTATAAGATTGATCCTTCCACTCTACAAATGTGGGCTAAT ATTCTAAAAAGAGTTCCAAACAGCGTGCTGTGGCTGCTGCGTTTCCCAGCTGTAGGAGAACCCAATATTCAGCAATATGCACAAAACTTGGGTCTTTCCCAAAACCGAATCATCTTTTCTCCTGTTGCCCCCAAAGAAGAACATGTGCGAAGAGGGCAGTTGGCTGACGTTTGCCTAGACACTCCGCTTTGCAATGGGCACACGACTGGGATGGATGTGCTCTGGGCTGGCACTCCCATGGTTACTATGCCAG gggAGACTCTTGCATCTCGAGTTGCTGCCTCCCAGCTCACTTGCCTGGGTTGTCTTGAGCTCATTGCAAAAAGTAGACAGGAATATGAGGACATTGCTGTGAAACTGGGAACGGATCTGGAATA CCTGAAAAAAATACGTGGCAAAGTCTGGAAGCAGAGAATATCCAGTCCTTTGTTCAACACGAAACAGTACACAATGGACCTGGAGCGGCTTTATCTTCAGATGTGGGATCACTATGCTGCTGGCAACAAACCGGACCACATGATTAAGCCCATAGAGGCCAGTGAAACTGCATGA